Proteins co-encoded in one Flavobacterium fluviale genomic window:
- a CDS encoding T9SS type A sorting domain-containing protein: MKTKLLLLLLLANFSIYAQNTAIPDINFEKRLILMGIDSGIPDGQVLTSKISGLTSLDVSDSSISDLTGIQAFKDLETLNCYSNQLTSLDLSQNKYLTTINCSRNAITALNTASNNDLRTLIASYNKLTVFSLTLNDKLRQLQINDNLIFSLIVSNATSLEEIICDNNKLTFLNVTSNPALKSLSITDNQLSSIELKQNPLLTSLSCWGNKLTVLDVSKNTALVSLYCDFNKITSLDLSKNINLVDFSCKSNSLNELNLNNGNNNKINKSQLDLTNNPSLSCIKVDNPSYSTANWYAVSKDATANYSIDCNQTTLIPDENFEKALIALGYDSGTVDGKVLTSKINTITSLFIYSKNISDLTGIQDFKALQQLNCASNKLTTIDVSNNVNLTYLSVDNNLLTTLDISKNIKLAKLSCYSNKLTSLNLNFTPLITELTVNNNLFTSLDVSNLKLLRYLDISNCELPSIDLTSNKDLISFQASSNRFTTLNLSQNKELIYLGFSFNLQLPSIDLSANTKLEYLISSYTLVTKLDLSTNVNLKALTINSSQISELDLRSNKLLIGLYLQGNSQLKKLDLRNGKNSNLLANYTFMSGTNGSPSTTSFKSNTKLTCIMVDDVAYSDANWSTYKDAKTNFSLDCVVYTLIPDANFEDKLIALQIDKDGKNGKVATESIASITSLDVSSSSIKDLTGIQDFTSLKILNCSANQLTSLTPANNPLLTELNCSYNLLTVLDLSKNPLLTALNVSTNTLNTLNVKNGFNTNMDWFSVNFTRNAALTCIQVDNAKYSNDTWNGKLDKTSYFTEDCNTFTLIPDSNFEDELIALKIDIDGKNGKVLTSTIAAVKDLNVQLSDIKDLTGIQDFTALEFLNCQFNLLTTLNVSKNLKLIELYTHGNDLTTLNLSANTALTTLQANKNKLTDLDLTKNSKLTYVNVMENSLKTLNLKNGNNINFTSALLNKNTALTCILVDNPSLATSSSVFFKDATASYSSTCSLGLEDSIFNKVALYPNPTKGEVYISNVSLDKATVYNSLGQQVKSFILDASNTDNTINLSGLPRGIYYVYLINGDAASAKKVIVE; the protein is encoded by the coding sequence ATGAAAACAAAACTACTTTTGTTGCTGTTACTGGCAAATTTTTCTATTTATGCGCAAAACACTGCAATTCCAGACATTAACTTTGAAAAAAGATTAATATTAATGGGAATCGACTCTGGAATTCCAGATGGACAAGTTCTTACTTCAAAAATTTCAGGATTAACATCATTAGATGTCTCCGATAGTTCAATCTCAGATCTTACAGGAATTCAGGCTTTTAAAGATTTGGAAACTTTAAATTGCTACAGTAACCAACTAACGTCTCTAGATTTATCTCAAAATAAATATTTAACAACAATTAATTGTTCTAGAAATGCAATTACGGCTTTAAATACTGCCTCAAATAATGATTTGAGAACTCTTATAGCTTCTTACAACAAACTAACTGTTTTTTCTTTGACACTTAATGATAAGTTAAGACAACTACAAATTAATGACAACCTTATATTCTCTTTAATTGTAAGCAACGCAACTTCATTAGAAGAAATAATTTGTGACAATAACAAGTTAACTTTTTTAAATGTTACTTCAAATCCTGCTTTAAAATCTCTTTCGATCACCGATAATCAACTTTCTTCAATTGAGCTTAAACAAAATCCTTTATTAACAAGTTTAAGCTGCTGGGGAAATAAACTTACAGTGTTAGATGTTTCAAAAAATACAGCTTTAGTTTCTTTGTATTGTGATTTTAACAAAATCACATCTTTGGATCTTTCTAAAAACATCAATCTTGTGGACTTTTCCTGCAAAAGCAATAGTTTGAATGAATTAAATTTAAATAATGGCAACAATAATAAAATAAATAAATCGCAACTTGATTTAACAAACAATCCTAGTTTATCTTGTATAAAAGTTGATAATCCTTCTTATTCTACAGCAAATTGGTATGCTGTATCGAAAGATGCTACAGCAAATTACAGTATTGACTGTAATCAAACTACCCTTATTCCGGATGAGAATTTTGAAAAGGCACTTATCGCATTGGGCTATGACTCAGGTACTGTCGATGGAAAAGTATTAACATCGAAAATCAACACCATAACTTCATTATTTATATACTCAAAAAACATTTCTGATCTTACTGGAATACAAGATTTCAAAGCTCTACAACAACTTAATTGTGCTTCTAATAAACTAACAACAATAGATGTTTCAAATAATGTTAATCTTACATATTTAAGTGTTGACAACAATCTCCTTACAACACTAGATATTTCTAAAAACATTAAATTAGCCAAGTTAAGCTGCTACAGTAATAAACTTACCTCTTTAAATTTAAATTTTACTCCCTTGATAACAGAGCTTACAGTTAATAACAATCTTTTTACCTCTTTGGATGTAAGCAACTTAAAACTATTACGTTACCTGGACATTTCAAACTGTGAGCTACCGTCAATAGACTTAACTAGCAATAAAGATTTAATTTCCTTTCAAGCCTCATCAAATAGATTCACTACACTAAATCTTTCTCAAAATAAAGAATTAATTTACTTAGGATTTAGTTTTAACCTACAGCTTCCATCTATAGATTTAAGTGCAAATACAAAATTAGAGTATTTAATTTCATCTTATACACTAGTTACTAAATTAGACTTAAGCACAAATGTCAATTTAAAAGCATTGACAATTAACAGCAGTCAAATAAGCGAACTGGATCTTAGAAGCAATAAACTTTTAATTGGTTTGTACCTTCAAGGTAATTCGCAATTAAAAAAATTAGATTTAAGAAATGGAAAAAACAGCAACTTACTTGCTAATTATACCTTTATGTCTGGCACTAATGGTTCTCCTTCAACCACATCTTTTAAGAGTAATACGAAATTAACTTGTATAATGGTTGACGATGTTGCTTACTCTGATGCAAATTGGAGCACTTATAAAGATGCAAAAACTAACTTTAGCCTAGACTGTGTAGTATACACTTTAATACCTGATGCCAATTTTGAAGATAAATTAATTGCTCTACAAATTGATAAAGATGGTAAAAATGGAAAAGTAGCCACAGAAAGTATTGCATCAATTACATCATTAGATGTATCATCAAGTTCTATTAAGGATCTTACTGGAATACAGGATTTTACTTCTTTAAAAATATTAAACTGCAGCGCAAACCAATTGACATCTTTAACTCCAGCAAACAATCCTTTATTAACGGAATTGAACTGTTCTTATAATTTACTAACAGTTCTGGATCTTAGCAAAAATCCTTTGTTGACAGCACTAAATGTTTCAACAAATACTTTAAACACTCTTAATGTCAAAAATGGATTCAACACAAATATGGATTGGTTTAGTGTTAATTTTACTCGAAACGCGGCTTTAACTTGTATTCAGGTTGATAATGCAAAATACTCTAACGATACTTGGAACGGAAAATTAGATAAAACTTCCTATTTTACAGAAGATTGTAACACTTTCACACTAATTCCTGACAGCAATTTTGAAGATGAATTAATTGCATTAAAAATTGATATTGATGGTAAAAATGGAAAAGTTTTAACTTCAACAATTGCAGCTGTAAAAGATTTAAATGTACAGCTTAGCGATATTAAAGACTTAACTGGAATTCAAGACTTTACAGCTCTTGAGTTTTTAAACTGTCAATTCAATCTTTTAACTACATTAAATGTATCGAAAAATTTAAAGTTAATCGAATTGTACACCCATGGAAATGACCTTACAACTTTGAATTTATCAGCAAATACAGCTCTAACAACTTTGCAGGCCAACAAAAACAAACTGACTGATTTGGACTTGACTAAAAACAGCAAGTTAACTTATGTAAATGTGATGGAGAATTCTCTAAAAACTTTAAACCTTAAAAATGGTAACAACATCAACTTTACAAGTGCATTATTAAATAAGAACACTGCCTTAACTTGTATTTTGGTTGACAATCCTTCATTAGCCACTTCAAGCAGCGTGTTTTTTAAAGATGCAACAGCATCTTATTCTTCAACATGTTCTTTAGGCCTTGAAGATTCTATCTTCAATAAAGTTGCATTGTATCCAAATCCAACAAAAGGTGAAGTTTACATTAGTAATGTTTCATTAGATAAAGCAACAGTTTACAATTCGTTAGGACAACAGGTAAAATCGTTTATTTTGGATGCATCAAATACAGATAACACAATTAATTTATCTGGTCTTCCAAGAGGAATTTATTATGTGTACTTAATTAATGGAGACGCAGCTTCTGCGAAAAAAGTTATTGTAGAATAA
- a CDS encoding M1 family metallopeptidase, with protein MRKIILLSFLSFGLQTAFAQNAPYWQQHADYKMEVSMDVKNYQYKGKQELVYTNNSSDTLRKVFYHLFPNAFQPGSEMDARLHFIKDPDGRMVNKTKGADGKDVKQSRIETLKPNEIGFLKITNFKQDGATAQTRVSGTILEVTLAKPILPNSKTTFTLDFDGQVPVQIRRSGRNNSEGIELSMSQWYPKLAEFDFEGWHADPYIAREFHGVWGNFDVKITIDKEYTIGGSGYLQDKNSIGHGYEDAGVTVTYPKKTKTLTWHFIAPNVHDFTWAADKEYAHDIVKGPNDVDLHFFYKNTPKVAENWKQLEPLMVKVMDYYNQRVGAYPYKQYSFIQGGDGGMEYAMCTLMLGNGKLEGILGTATHELGHSWFQHILASNESKHPWMDEGFTTYIEDSALNELKGDKKEVNPFKGNYAAYYSLVNSGKEQPQSTHGDRYDENRPYSISSYIKGSLFLSQLEYVIGKENVDATLKRYFNDFKFKHPTPNDIKRSAERVSGAELDWYLIDWTQTLNTIDYGIKDVADNAGKTTVTLERIGRIPMPIDLKVDYADGTSENFYIPLRMMNFIKPNPNPTQKRTVLEDWAWAQQNYSFTIDKNKTAIKKITIDPSGLMADVKAANNVFEVK; from the coding sequence ATGCGAAAAATTATTTTACTTTCTTTCTTGAGCTTTGGTTTACAGACAGCTTTTGCCCAAAACGCTCCATATTGGCAGCAACACGCCGATTATAAAATGGAGGTTTCGATGGATGTAAAAAACTATCAGTACAAAGGAAAACAAGAATTGGTCTATACCAACAATTCATCTGATACTTTAAGAAAAGTATTCTATCATTTGTTTCCAAATGCTTTTCAGCCGGGAAGCGAAATGGATGCGCGACTTCATTTTATTAAAGATCCAGACGGAAGAATGGTAAATAAAACAAAAGGAGCAGATGGAAAAGATGTTAAACAAAGCCGAATTGAAACTTTAAAGCCGAATGAAATAGGATTTTTAAAGATCACAAACTTCAAACAAGATGGTGCGACGGCTCAGACAAGAGTTTCAGGAACTATTTTAGAAGTGACTTTGGCTAAGCCGATTCTGCCAAATTCTAAAACCACTTTCACATTAGATTTTGACGGACAAGTTCCAGTTCAAATTCGTCGTTCTGGAAGAAACAATTCTGAAGGAATCGAACTTTCAATGTCGCAATGGTATCCAAAATTAGCCGAATTTGATTTTGAAGGCTGGCACGCAGATCCATACATCGCGAGAGAGTTTCACGGAGTCTGGGGGAATTTTGACGTAAAAATTACAATTGATAAAGAATATACAATTGGAGGTTCTGGATATCTTCAAGACAAAAATTCAATTGGACATGGTTACGAAGATGCTGGTGTAACAGTTACTTATCCTAAAAAAACAAAAACGTTAACATGGCATTTTATTGCTCCAAATGTTCACGATTTTACATGGGCAGCAGACAAAGAATATGCACATGATATTGTAAAAGGGCCAAATGATGTTGATTTGCATTTCTTCTATAAAAACACTCCAAAAGTGGCAGAAAACTGGAAACAGTTAGAGCCGTTAATGGTAAAAGTTATGGATTATTACAACCAAAGAGTTGGGGCTTATCCTTACAAACAATACTCATTTATTCAAGGAGGCGACGGCGGAATGGAGTATGCAATGTGTACTTTAATGTTAGGAAACGGAAAACTGGAAGGAATTCTTGGAACTGCAACTCACGAATTAGGGCACTCTTGGTTTCAGCATATTTTGGCTTCAAACGAATCCAAACATCCTTGGATGGATGAAGGTTTTACAACTTACATCGAAGACAGTGCTTTGAATGAATTGAAAGGTGATAAAAAAGAAGTAAATCCGTTTAAAGGAAATTACGCTGCTTATTACAGTTTGGTAAATTCTGGTAAAGAACAGCCACAAAGTACGCATGGAGATCGTTATGACGAAAATCGTCCGTACAGTATTTCATCTTATATTAAAGGAAGTCTTTTCCTTTCTCAATTAGAATATGTAATTGGAAAAGAAAATGTAGATGCGACATTAAAAAGATATTTCAACGATTTTAAATTCAAACATCCAACTCCAAATGATATCAAAAGATCAGCAGAAAGAGTTTCTGGAGCTGAGCTGGACTGGTATTTAATAGATTGGACACAAACATTAAACACGATCGATTACGGTATTAAAGATGTCGCAGACAATGCAGGAAAAACAACTGTAACTTTGGAAAGAATTGGAAGAATACCAATGCCAATCGATTTAAAAGTAGATTACGCAGACGGAACTTCTGAAAACTTTTATATTCCGCTAAGAATGATGAATTTCATTAAACCGAATCCAAATCCAACTCAAAAAAGAACTGTATTAGAAGACTGGGCTTGGGCACAGCAAAACTATAGTTTTACAATTGATAAAAACAAAACGGCAATCAAAAAAATCACTATAGATCCAAGCGGATTAATGGCTGATGTAAAAGCTGCCAATAATGTTTTTGAAGTGAAATAA
- a CDS encoding DUF418 domain-containing protein produces MTNSYHPVEQSKRTAIVDILRGWAILGVAIGNYSDFLHIGVEQKNNSSSLISDILFYFNRYFFAAKSWTLLTLLFGYGFAILINNVASKGKNPITFFAWRMILLFILAFINSSFWLGDILKDYAFLGLVMLLFYKSSAKTLSIICAVLVFAIPFIMAYVNGFKIENVEITTNPEYLKLYYSGNWLDFFRFNLLASFYEQIIIPGYAITAHIVMFACMLFGFLLQKLDFFNRLHELKPLLKKTLWISLVTAIIIGVGFNLMILYKVAPLKIFHPLYWLVLSTMIFIATGIILLYINGKLKTVFSYFSAGGKMTLTNYIAQNILAAFIFSGIGFGIGNSMPYWFYFSLAVFVFIIQLFISKWWLSKYNYGPIEWLWRSASYREFVPFKKTHSQIPVDIKTV; encoded by the coding sequence ATGACAAATTCTTATCATCCTGTCGAACAAAGCAAAAGAACTGCAATTGTCGACATTCTTCGAGGCTGGGCTATACTGGGAGTAGCTATTGGCAATTATTCTGATTTTTTACACATTGGTGTAGAGCAAAAAAACAATAGCAGCAGTCTTATATCAGACATCTTGTTTTATTTTAACCGCTATTTTTTCGCGGCAAAATCCTGGACTTTATTAACCTTATTATTTGGATATGGTTTTGCGATTTTAATTAATAATGTCGCCTCCAAAGGAAAAAATCCTATTACGTTTTTTGCCTGGCGAATGATCTTGCTTTTTATTTTGGCCTTTATCAATTCATCATTTTGGCTCGGAGATATTCTAAAAGATTATGCCTTTTTAGGGTTAGTAATGCTTTTATTTTATAAAAGTTCTGCAAAAACATTAAGCATTATCTGCGCAGTTCTGGTTTTTGCCATTCCTTTTATAATGGCTTATGTGAATGGTTTCAAAATCGAAAATGTTGAAATTACGACAAATCCAGAATACTTAAAACTTTATTATTCAGGAAACTGGCTTGACTTTTTTAGATTTAACCTACTGGCCTCTTTCTACGAACAAATCATTATTCCAGGGTATGCTATTACGGCACATATCGTAATGTTTGCATGCATGTTATTTGGGTTTCTGCTTCAAAAATTAGATTTCTTTAACCGCTTACATGAATTGAAACCTTTATTAAAAAAGACACTTTGGATTAGTTTAGTTACCGCTATTATTATCGGTGTTGGCTTTAATTTAATGATCTTATACAAGGTTGCTCCACTCAAAATCTTTCATCCGCTTTACTGGCTGGTTTTAAGTACTATGATTTTTATCGCAACAGGAATTATCCTGCTTTATATTAACGGCAAATTAAAAACGGTTTTCAGCTATTTTAGTGCTGGTGGTAAAATGACACTTACAAATTATATCGCTCAAAATATTCTGGCTGCTTTTATTTTCTCCGGAATTGGATTCGGAATCGGAAACTCTATGCCTTATTGGTTTTATTTTTCACTAGCTGTTTTTGTATTTATCATTCAATTATTTATAAGTAAATGGTGGCTTTCTAAATACAATTACGGACCAATTGAATGGCTGTGGAGATCTGCCAGTTACAGGGAATTTGTTCCTTTTAAGAAAACGCACTCACAAATTCCTGTTGATATAAAAACAGTATAA
- a CDS encoding S8 family peptidase, whose translation MSHIKPLKLSAFALLVLAGCSASLQAQNSVPKQPIVAPLAVVKKSPVSENELKRWSHLDLVKDSIPGMSVDRALTELLQGKTGKKVIVGIVDSGVDIEHEDLKGMIWTNTKEIPGNGIDDDKNGFIDDINGWNFLGNAVHENLEMTRVVKKGDDGSAEYKAALAQYTEKYEEAQKDKQQVDFLLDVHNTIKKELNKTTYKIEDLNAITSTDPKVARSKAIMTQIFTNAGSTFDPEADFGEYKEQVYDQLNYNLNKEFDGRKIVGDNPEDIKDNRYGNNIVFGPDKEKALHGTHVAGIIAQIRGNNLGGDGVASPNVEILTVRAVPDGDEYDKDIALAIRYAVDNGAKVINGSFGKSFSPHKQWVYDAIKYAAKKDVLIVHAAGNDGYNIDETKNINYPNDSEDNVKEFADNLITIGAINKEYGESVIAGFSNFGKINVDVFAPGEEIYATVPNNKYKYLQGTSMASPNAAGVAALIRSYYPKLKAAQVKKILMESGVALPAKVVLGKSENPNEKPVAVPAAESSKTAKMVNAYNALLMAEKMSKK comes from the coding sequence ATGAGTCATATAAAACCTCTTAAATTATCTGCGTTTGCGTTACTTGTTTTAGCAGGTTGCAGCGCAAGTTTGCAAGCGCAAAATTCAGTGCCAAAACAGCCAATTGTGGCTCCTTTAGCAGTTGTAAAAAAATCACCCGTTAGCGAAAATGAATTAAAAAGATGGAGTCATCTGGATTTAGTAAAAGATTCTATCCCGGGAATGAGTGTTGACAGGGCTTTGACTGAATTACTGCAAGGTAAAACAGGTAAAAAAGTGATTGTTGGTATTGTAGACTCTGGTGTAGATATCGAACACGAAGATCTAAAAGGAATGATCTGGACCAATACCAAAGAAATTCCAGGAAACGGAATCGATGATGATAAAAATGGATTTATCGATGACATTAACGGATGGAATTTCCTAGGAAATGCGGTTCACGAAAACCTTGAAATGACACGTGTTGTTAAAAAAGGAGACGACGGTTCTGCAGAATATAAGGCAGCTTTGGCTCAATATACTGAAAAATACGAAGAAGCTCAAAAAGATAAACAACAAGTAGATTTTTTACTTGATGTTCACAATACAATTAAAAAAGAGCTAAACAAGACAACATACAAAATTGAAGATTTAAATGCTATAACTTCAACAGATCCAAAAGTTGCAAGAAGCAAAGCTATAATGACTCAAATTTTCACAAATGCTGGATCAACTTTCGACCCAGAAGCTGATTTTGGTGAATATAAAGAGCAGGTATACGATCAGTTAAATTATAACTTAAATAAAGAATTTGACGGAAGAAAAATCGTAGGTGATAATCCAGAAGATATTAAAGACAATCGTTACGGAAATAATATTGTTTTTGGTCCAGATAAAGAAAAAGCACTTCACGGAACTCACGTTGCAGGAATCATTGCTCAAATTCGCGGGAATAATTTAGGCGGAGACGGAGTTGCTTCTCCAAACGTTGAAATTTTAACGGTTAGAGCTGTGCCAGACGGAGATGAGTACGATAAAGATATCGCCCTTGCCATTCGCTACGCAGTAGATAATGGTGCAAAAGTAATTAACGGAAGTTTTGGAAAAAGCTTTTCTCCGCACAAACAATGGGTTTACGATGCTATTAAATATGCCGCTAAAAAAGACGTTTTAATTGTTCACGCAGCAGGAAACGACGGTTATAATATTGATGAGACAAAAAACATCAATTATCCAAATGATTCAGAAGACAACGTAAAAGAATTTGCTGATAATTTAATTACAATTGGAGCAATTAATAAAGAATATGGAGAAAGTGTTATTGCAGGATTTTCAAACTTCGGAAAAATTAACGTAGATGTTTTTGCTCCGGGAGAAGAAATTTATGCAACAGTTCCAAACAATAAATACAAGTATCTGCAAGGAACGTCAATGGCATCTCCAAATGCAGCGGGTGTAGCAGCGTTAATTCGTTCATACTATCCAAAATTAAAGGCCGCTCAGGTGAAAAAGATTTTAATGGAATCTGGAGTTGCACTTCCTGCAAAAGTTGTTTTGGGGAAAAGCGAAAATCCAAATGAAAAACCAGTTGCTGTTCCTGCTGCAGAATCATCAAAAACTGCAAAAATGGTAAATGCTTATAATGCTTTATTAATGGCTGAAAAAATGTCTAAAAAATAA
- a CDS encoding L-threonine 3-dehydrogenase yields MNPKILIIGACGQIGTELTQKLRKLYGTENVIASDIRKLNTDVVNSGPFEVVNALDFNQIEHLVEVHKITDVYLMAALLSATAEKNPAFAWDLNMNSLFHVLNLAKAKKIQKIFWPSSIAVFGPTTPKENTPQYTVMEPSTVYGISKQAGERWCEYYHNIYGVDVRSIRYPGLISWSTPPGGGTTDYAVDIFYKAIADKKYECFLSSETKMPMMYMDDAIDATIKIMQAPEDQIKIHSSYNLAAMSFTPTEIAAEIKKHIPEFEITYNPDFRQKIADSWPASIDDSSAREDWNWNHKFDLESMTKDMIEHLS; encoded by the coding sequence ATGAATCCTAAAATATTGATCATTGGCGCCTGCGGTCAGATTGGAACTGAGCTGACGCAAAAACTGCGCAAATTATACGGAACCGAAAATGTAATCGCTTCTGATATTCGAAAATTAAATACTGATGTTGTTAATTCGGGACCTTTTGAAGTGGTCAATGCTTTAGATTTTAATCAAATTGAACATTTAGTAGAAGTTCACAAAATTACAGATGTGTATTTGATGGCGGCACTTTTGTCTGCAACAGCTGAAAAAAATCCAGCTTTTGCGTGGGATTTGAATATGAATTCACTTTTCCATGTTTTGAATTTAGCGAAGGCAAAAAAAATTCAGAAGATTTTCTGGCCTTCAAGTATTGCAGTTTTCGGTCCGACAACTCCAAAAGAAAATACGCCTCAATATACTGTAATGGAACCTTCAACAGTTTACGGAATCAGCAAACAAGCGGGCGAAAGATGGTGCGAGTATTACCATAATATTTATGGTGTTGATGTTCGCAGTATTCGTTATCCAGGGTTAATCAGCTGGTCTACTCCTCCAGGCGGCGGAACTACAGATTACGCTGTTGATATTTTTTATAAGGCTATTGCCGATAAAAAATACGAATGCTTTTTATCATCAGAAACCAAAATGCCAATGATGTATATGGATGATGCGATCGATGCAACGATTAAAATTATGCAGGCACCAGAAGATCAAATAAAAATACATTCGTCTTATAATTTGGCTGCAATGAGTTTTACTCCGACAGAAATTGCTGCAGAAATTAAAAAACATATTCCTGAATTCGAAATTACGTACAATCCAGATTTCCGTCAGAAAATTGCGGACAGCTGGCCGGCAAGTATTGACGATTCATCTGCCAGAGAAGACTGGAATTGGAATCATAAATTTGATTTAGAATCTATGACAAAAGATATGATTGAGCATTTGAGCTAA